A region of Gracilinanus agilis isolate LMUSP501 chromosome 3, AgileGrace, whole genome shotgun sequence DNA encodes the following proteins:
- the FETUB gene encoding fetuin-B yields the protein MDQGSQSGRMALLLFLSLLGLFHSCWSGVLPAQVPQVPSLFTSHPCNNSLGLTMADITLQDINNERKEGYIFRLNRVVDVQENSQGGPDSVFYLTFDVLETSCHVLSRKNWKNCEARPLHESVYGRCKALFFESLTRRILYVSAYNCTTRPVSQRDIHMMCPDCPSPVPANYSDPWVFQAVSESLAKYNKEAAEGKKLCFYQITRASTQWVVGPAYFVEYLVTEGPCKEGQSGLQQHLKPLVDAKPVGLCKGSLTDSRARLEKSVSVSCEFFETQPTVAPESQPTEPHDGQQPVCPTRAPQQEGPKGTVQFLNDPDDEGHQEKLFPVQMDSASGKPIYLPPILQSFVLADLPIVLPFPEQSRSSECPGPAENPNHLVLPP from the exons ATGGACCAAGGCAGTCAGTCTGGCAGAATggccctccttctcttcctcagcCTCTTGGGCCTGTTCCACAGTTGCTGGAGTGGAGTCCTTCCTGCTCAAGTCCCCCAAGTTCCTTCTCTCTTCACTTCCCATCCCTGTAATAACTCTCTAGGGTTGACCATGGCAGATATAACTCTACAAGACATCAATAATGAACGAAAGGAAGGCTACATCTTCCGCCTCAATCGAGTGGTAGATGTCCAAGAGAATAGTCAG GGAGGTCCAGACTCCGTCTTCTACCTCACCTTTGATGTATTAGAGACCTCCTGCCATGTCCTTAGCAGGAAAAATTGGAAGAATTGTGAGGCCAGGCCCCTTCACGAATCA GTATATGGCCGGTGCAAGGCTCTATTTTTTGAAAGCCTAACCCGAAGGATTCTCTATGTCTCTGCCTATAATTGCACTACTCGTCCAG TTTCTCAAAGGGACATTCATATGATGTGCCCTGATTGTCCAAGCCCCGTTCCGGCCAACTACTCAGACCCCTGGGTTTTTCAAGCTGTTAGTGAatctttggcaaaatacaacaagGAGGCtgcagaaggaaagaaattatgtTTCTACCAAATCACCCGAGCTTCTACCCAG tgGGTAGTAGGCCCTGCTTACTTTGTGGAATACTTAGTCACAGAAGGACCCTGCAAAGAAGGACAGTCTGGCCTCCAGCAACATTTGAAGCCACTCGTTGATGCCAAG cctGTAGGGCTTTGCAAGGGTTCTCTGACAGATTCTAGGGCCCGCTTAGAGAAATCCGTCTCTGTGTCCTGTGAATTCTTCGAAACCCAG CCCACGGTGGCTCCTGAGAGCCAGCCCACAGAACCCCACGATGGACAGCAGCCAGTCTGCCCCACCAGGGCTCCCCAACAGGAAGGTCCTAAAGGAACTGTCCAGTTCTTAAATGACCCGGATGACGAAGGCCACCAGGAAAAGCTCTTCCCTGTACAGATGGACTCTGCTTCCGGGAAACCCATATACCTCCCACCTATCCTTCAATCCTTCGTTCTAGCAGACTTGCCCATAGTGCTTCCTTTCCCAGAACAGTCAAGATCATCTGAATGTCCAGGACCTGCTGAGAACCCTAATCATCTGGTTCTTCCACCATGA